The Corvus hawaiiensis isolate bCorHaw1 chromosome 7, bCorHaw1.pri.cur, whole genome shotgun sequence genome contains a region encoding:
- the LOC125328546 gene encoding UDP-glucuronosyltransferase 1A1-like: MAPGLRASPRAVVLLLSLLGLAAAGKLLVVPVDGSHWLSMREVLDILGQKGHEVVVVAPEVTMRIKPSENFLMKRYSVPYTQEDLKQEFQAFFHFSFEEGSFLERFVKAYKGIKRITNFGVTSCQHLLQNKELMRYLEESKFDALLTDPVIPCGLILAEHLSLPSVYFLRGVPCGLDFEATQCPNPPSYVPRAFSQLTDHMSFLQRVKNLLFDTQNLFLCDFAFEPFSKLASEFLKRDVTVLDLLRKGSVWLLRLDLC, from the exons ATGGCCCCGGGGCTCAGAGCTTCTCCACGAGCTGTGgtcctgctcctgtccctgctgggtctggctgctgctgggaagctcCTGGTGGTGCCAGTGGATGGGAGCCACTGGCTCAGCATGAGGGAAGTGCTGGACATTCTCGGGCAGAAGGGACacgaggtggtggtggtggcacctGAAGTCACTATGCGCATCAAACCATCGGAGAACTTTCTGATGAAAAGGTACTCGGTCCCCTACACACAGGAAGACTTGAAGCAAGAATTCCaggctttttttcatttttcatttgaagaagGATCTTTTCTGGAAAGATTTGTTAAAGCGTACAAAGGTATTAAAAGAATCACTAACTTTGGGGTCACCAGCTGTCAAC ATCTCCTGCAAAACAAGGAGCTCATGAGGTACCTTGAGGAGAGCAAGTTCGATGCCCTCCTTACAGACCCTGTAATACCTTGTGGGTTGATCCTGGCAGAGCATCTTTCACTTCCCTCCGTGTATTTCCTCCGAGGAGTCCCGTGTGGTTTGGATTTTGAAGCCACTCAGTGTCCCAATCCGCCGTCCTATGTGCCCAGGGCATTTTCACAACTTACAGACCACATGAGCTTTCTCCAGCGGGTGAAGAATCTGCTCTTTGACACCCAAAAcctttttctctgtgattttGCCTTTGAACCATTCTCGAAATTGGCTTCGGAGTTCCTCAAGAGAGATGTGACTGTGCTGGATCTCTTACGGAAGGGCTCTGTTTGGCTCCTGAGGTTGGATTTGTGTTAG
- the LOC125328544 gene encoding UDP-glucuronosyltransferase 1A1-like translates to MLVALLLPFLCLLSPAGAGKLLVIPMEGSHWLSMRKVLVELSKRGHEIVVVAPDSTLLIDSSDFYKTKTYPVPFKKEDMEEHIHASAARCFSQEPFLVRFWKVLGDYRKSGAMFQASCKSLLYNQELMKYIGDSHFDVIFTDPVSPCGQIIALHFSIPSVFFLRMVPCAIDVHAAQSPDPPSYIPRMFSVYTDRMTFSERVKNFLIALSESFSCSIAYAPFEELASEFLQKPVTMTELLSHGSVWLKRIDFVFEYPMPVMPNMVFIGGIHCGQKKPLSQVSGWLGRVVAVTHLHDPMRYLIGMYLTSLLERDYL, encoded by the coding sequence ATGCTGGTGGCACTGCTTCTCCCCTTCCTGTGCCTCCTGAGCCCAGCCGGCGCCGGGAAGCTGCTGGTGATCCCCATGGAGGGCAGCCACTGGCTCAGCATGAGGAAAGTGCTGGTCGAGCTGAGCAAGAGAGGGCATGAAATCGTGGTTGTGGCACCGGACAGCACGCTCCTGATTGATTCCTCGGATTTCTACAAGACGAAAACCTACCCTGTGCCGTTCAAGAAGGAGGATATGGAAGAACACATACACGCCAGTGCTGCAAGATGTTTCAGCCAAGAGCCTTTCCTGGTGAGATTCTGGAAGGTTTTGGGAGATTACCGGAAGAGCGGGGCCATGTTTCAAGCTTCCTGCAAGTCCTTGCTGTACAACCAGGAGCTGATGAAGTACATTGGAGACAGTCACTTCGATGTCATATTCACGGATCCCGTGTCACCTTGTGGGCAGATCATTGCCCTGCACTTCTCCATCCCCAGTGTTTTCTTCCTGCGGATGGTTCCGTGTGCCATAGACGTTCATGCGGCTCAGAGCCCGGACCCGCCCTCCTACATCCCACGCATGTTCTCGGTCTACACGGACCGCATGACGTTCTCCGAGAGGGTGAAGAACTTCCTGATTGCCCTTTCCGAGTCCTTCAGCTGCAGTATTGCCTATGCTCCGTTCGAAGAGCTGGCCTCGGAGTTCCTCCAAAAGCCGGTGACAATGACGGAGCTTTTAAGTCATGGATCCGTCTGGCTGAAGAGAATCGACTTTGTCTTTGAGTATCCCATGCCTGTCATGCCCAACATGGTTTTCATTGGAGGCATCCACTGTGGACAGAAGAAGCCCTTATCTCAGGTCAGTGGCTGGCTGGGAAGGGTTGTGGCAGTCACACACCTGCACGATCCAATGAGGTATTTGATAGGGATGTATCTCACCTCTCTcttggagagagactatttataA